The Carnobacterium divergens genome includes a window with the following:
- the plsX gene encoding phosphate acyltransferase PlsX — protein MRIAVDAMGGDNAPKAIVEGVVMAAKEFNDIEFILYGKEDAIRNYMTDETNIKIVHTDEKIASDDDPVRSVRRKKNASMVLAAQAVKNKEADALFSAGNTGALLTAGLLIIGRIKGIDRPGLMPTLPVVGNDERVFNLMDVGANADTKPENIHQYAILASYYAKFVRGVKKPTVGLLNNGTEENKGNDVTKRAYALLAAEPEIDFIGNVEARELLNGVADVVVTDGFTGNAVLKTIEGTAMSMMKLLKAAIYDNGVKEKLGGALLKNGLMDMKEKLDYSRYGGAVLFGVKAPVVKTHGSTEKESVYFTIKQIHEMLESHVIDDLVTYFETKETPIED, from the coding sequence TTGAGAATTGCAGTAGACGCAATGGGAGGCGACAACGCTCCTAAGGCCATTGTAGAAGGTGTTGTGATGGCAGCAAAAGAATTTAACGATATTGAATTTATATTATATGGAAAAGAAGATGCGATTCGTAACTATATGACGGATGAAACAAATATTAAGATTGTTCATACCGATGAAAAAATCGCAAGTGATGACGACCCTGTTCGTTCTGTTAGAAGAAAAAAAAATGCTTCCATGGTTTTAGCTGCGCAAGCCGTTAAAAATAAAGAAGCCGATGCTCTTTTTTCAGCAGGGAATACGGGCGCCTTGTTAACAGCTGGCTTATTAATCATTGGTAGAATTAAAGGAATTGATCGTCCAGGCTTGATGCCGACATTACCTGTTGTAGGAAATGACGAACGAGTCTTTAACTTAATGGATGTAGGTGCGAATGCAGATACAAAACCTGAAAACATTCATCAGTATGCCATTTTAGCTAGCTATTATGCAAAATTTGTTCGAGGTGTTAAAAAACCAACTGTTGGACTTTTAAATAACGGAACAGAAGAAAATAAAGGCAATGATGTGACAAAACGTGCTTATGCATTGTTAGCCGCAGAACCAGAAATTGACTTTATTGGAAATGTTGAGGCGCGTGAATTATTAAATGGCGTCGCTGACGTGGTGGTTACGGATGGTTTTACTGGAAATGCGGTGTTAAAAACAATCGAAGGAACCGCAATGTCCATGATGAAATTGTTAAAAGCAGCAATTTATGACAATGGTGTGAAAGAAAAACTTGGTGGTGCATTGTTAAAAAATGGTCTAATGGATATGAAGGAAAAATTAGACTACTCAAGATATGGCGGAGCTGTTTTATTTGGAGTAAAAGCCCCTGTTGTGAAAACACATGGTTCTACTGAAAAAGAATCTGTTTATTTTACCATCAAGCAAATTCACGAAATGCTAGAATCACATGTGATCGACGATTTAGTGACGTATTTTGAAACAAAAGAGACACCAATTGAAGATTAA
- the smc gene encoding chromosome segregation protein SMC: MHLKRIDITGFKSFADKTTIEFVDGVTAVVGPNGSGKSNITEAIRWVLGETSAKSLRGGRMNDVIFAGSESRKPLNFAEVTLVLENEDHFLPLDFSEISITRRLNRNGDSDFYLNKQSCRLKDIVDLFMDSGLGKESFSIISQGKVEAIFNSKPEDRRSIFEEAAGVLKYKTRKKKAEQKLFETEDNLNRVQDIVYELEDQVEPLREQSSIAKDYVSQKEQLSEVEIALTAVEIELLKEKWQTSQKELTAFQEELSEMKEQLKQNEQAVSALREKRQELDSTLDHTQAQLVTIIQQYEQTEASKKVLSERSKNTKENLEQYQQNKAKIEARLNQLTQEHHELKDRIVSKQEEEKQLKADLAKAEQERNLLLEDSTYTIETLRDDYVEWMQKQTTLRNEQSYLEKSFLHSSQKNKQSDESGKRLEEELAEAVTKKEAVTEELKIVQQDLATKLFNHQELQAECQKNQSTLETYENNMFDAMRLLQQAKAKRDSLSDLNEDYAGFYQGVREVLKRKAEIGGIIGAVAEVIQVPKQTELAIDIALGAQSQNIIVRNEESGRNGITYLKQKRLGRATFLPLTTIKPRHLPSNIEATVREHSGFIGIASQLVGYSDEVATVIQNLLGTTIIASDLTSANGIARLVQFKYRVVTLEGDVMNAGGSMTGGASKKGNQGSIFARKNELATLNQQIQAMEKTLTEKEIDVRSLKQSLKKSEQQLEELRMAGEHKRLEEQQLKNDCELYSEKERRLLRELKAHSFEFQEAKEEADHYHSRTAEIEAEMLLIEAEMKKINRQIEMLSSENEKRTELQKEAGEKVQQLTANVAVIKEQLAGLRKEQNNLLTGIQQEEENLNSIQLQIQAIDENNGNHQLTKEELAVKVAELLSEKETLENQLSKGKEKRQVIEAEIDELDCSISAQNTQQHIVFEQKSKAEVTMNRHDVEIENRLTHLSEEYGLSFDFAKANHPLTLTLEEARQKVKLLKLGIEELGSVNLGAIEEFDRVNERFTFLTEQRDDLLTAKSSLFETMDEMDEEVKKRFSEVFEAIREKFSDVFPKMFGGGYAELRLSDPSDLLNTGIEIIAQPPGKKLQNLSLLSGGERAFTAIALLFSIIQVRPVPFCILDEVEAALDEANVARFGRYLNQFEGDTQFIVITHRKGTMEEADVLYGVTMQESGVSRIVSVRLEEIAETGEITTTS, encoded by the coding sequence GTGCATTTAAAAAGAATTGACATTACTGGATTTAAATCCTTTGCAGATAAAACGACCATTGAATTTGTAGACGGCGTTACTGCAGTCGTTGGTCCTAATGGTAGTGGGAAAAGTAACATTACAGAAGCTATCCGTTGGGTACTAGGTGAAACTTCAGCTAAAAGTTTGCGTGGTGGCAGAATGAACGATGTGATTTTTGCAGGTTCTGAATCTAGAAAACCCTTAAACTTCGCTGAAGTGACTCTTGTCTTAGAAAATGAAGATCATTTTTTACCGCTAGATTTTAGTGAAATCAGCATTACAAGACGCTTAAATCGCAATGGAGATAGTGATTTTTATTTAAACAAACAAAGCTGCAGATTAAAAGATATCGTTGACTTGTTTATGGATTCAGGCTTAGGAAAGGAATCATTTTCTATCATTTCTCAAGGAAAGGTAGAAGCCATCTTCAACAGCAAGCCAGAAGATCGACGCTCTATTTTTGAAGAGGCGGCAGGTGTTTTAAAGTACAAGACGCGTAAGAAAAAAGCAGAACAAAAATTATTTGAAACAGAAGATAATTTAAACCGCGTCCAAGACATTGTCTATGAATTAGAAGATCAAGTCGAACCACTACGGGAACAAAGTAGTATTGCTAAAGATTACGTATCACAAAAAGAACAACTAAGTGAAGTCGAAATTGCCTTAACAGCAGTTGAAATAGAATTGTTAAAAGAAAAGTGGCAGACCAGTCAAAAAGAATTAACGGCGTTTCAAGAAGAACTTTCTGAAATGAAAGAACAACTTAAACAAAATGAGCAAGCTGTCAGTGCATTGCGAGAAAAACGACAAGAATTAGACAGCACCTTAGATCACACTCAAGCACAGTTAGTAACGATTATTCAGCAATACGAACAAACAGAAGCCTCAAAAAAAGTATTAAGTGAACGCAGCAAAAATACCAAAGAAAATTTGGAACAGTACCAACAAAACAAAGCAAAAATTGAAGCAAGATTAAACCAATTAACGCAAGAACATCACGAACTTAAAGACCGAATTGTAAGCAAACAAGAGGAAGAAAAGCAACTAAAAGCGGACCTTGCAAAAGCAGAACAAGAACGAAACTTACTTTTAGAAGACAGCACTTATACCATAGAAACTTTACGAGATGATTATGTGGAATGGATGCAAAAGCAAACCACACTAAGAAATGAACAAAGTTACTTAGAAAAGAGTTTTCTTCATAGTTCTCAAAAAAACAAGCAATCCGATGAATCAGGCAAGCGACTTGAAGAAGAACTAGCAGAAGCTGTGACCAAAAAAGAAGCAGTAACTGAGGAATTAAAAATTGTACAACAAGATTTAGCCACTAAGTTATTCAATCATCAAGAGTTGCAAGCAGAATGCCAAAAAAATCAAAGCACCTTAGAAACATACGAAAACAATATGTTTGATGCGATGCGTTTGCTTCAGCAAGCTAAAGCAAAACGCGACAGCTTATCTGATTTAAATGAAGATTACGCTGGATTCTACCAAGGCGTTCGAGAAGTTTTAAAACGAAAAGCGGAGATTGGTGGCATTATTGGTGCTGTTGCAGAAGTTATTCAGGTTCCCAAACAAACCGAATTAGCGATTGATATCGCATTAGGGGCTCAAAGCCAAAACATTATTGTTAGAAATGAAGAAAGTGGACGAAATGGCATCACCTACCTAAAACAAAAACGCTTAGGTCGAGCGACTTTCTTACCTTTAACAACCATTAAACCTAGACATTTGCCAAGCAATATCGAAGCTACGGTTCGAGAGCATTCCGGATTTATCGGCATTGCAAGCCAATTAGTTGGCTATTCAGATGAAGTGGCGACCGTTATTCAAAATTTATTAGGTACAACGATTATTGCATCAGATTTAACTTCAGCTAACGGGATTGCCCGTCTTGTTCAATTTAAATACCGTGTAGTTACCCTTGAAGGGGACGTAATGAATGCAGGGGGTTCAATGACAGGTGGTGCAAGTAAAAAAGGCAATCAAGGCAGCATTTTTGCGAGAAAAAATGAACTAGCTACATTAAACCAACAAATTCAAGCAATGGAAAAAACACTTACTGAAAAAGAAATTGACGTACGTAGTTTAAAACAATCTCTTAAAAAATCAGAGCAACAATTGGAAGAATTGCGTATGGCTGGGGAACATAAACGCCTGGAAGAACAGCAACTAAAAAATGATTGTGAACTTTATAGTGAAAAAGAGCGACGTCTTTTACGGGAACTAAAGGCCCATAGTTTTGAATTTCAAGAAGCAAAAGAAGAAGCAGACCATTATCATTCTAGAACTGCTGAAATTGAAGCTGAAATGCTTTTAATTGAAGCTGAAATGAAAAAAATCAATCGTCAGATTGAGATGCTTTCCTCTGAAAATGAAAAACGAACAGAACTACAAAAAGAAGCAGGCGAAAAAGTTCAACAATTAACCGCTAATGTTGCGGTTATTAAAGAACAACTTGCCGGTCTAAGAAAAGAACAAAACAACCTTCTTACCGGAATTCAGCAAGAAGAAGAAAACTTGAATAGCATTCAATTGCAAATTCAAGCCATTGATGAAAACAACGGCAACCATCAATTGACGAAAGAAGAATTAGCGGTCAAAGTGGCTGAATTGCTATCAGAAAAAGAAACCTTAGAAAATCAACTGTCCAAAGGGAAAGAAAAACGACAAGTCATCGAAGCGGAGATTGACGAACTGGATTGTTCCATTTCAGCACAAAACACACAACAACACATTGTTTTTGAGCAAAAATCAAAAGCTGAGGTCACAATGAATCGTCATGACGTAGAGATTGAAAATCGCTTAACTCATTTAAGCGAAGAATATGGTTTAAGCTTTGACTTTGCCAAAGCCAATCATCCGCTTACACTGACTCTGGAAGAAGCGCGCCAAAAAGTGAAACTATTAAAATTAGGAATTGAAGAATTAGGTTCTGTAAATTTAGGTGCAATTGAGGAGTTTGATCGAGTAAACGAACGCTTTACATTCTTAACCGAGCAACGAGACGACTTATTAACAGCAAAATCAAGCTTATTTGAAACGATGGACGAGATGGATGAAGAAGTGAAAAAACGTTTTTCTGAAGTGTTTGAAGCGATTCGTGAAAAATTTTCCGATGTATTTCCAAAAATGTTTGGCGGCGGATATGCAGAACTAAGGTTAAGCGATCCGTCAGACTTACTAAATACCGGAATCGAGATTATTGCCCAACCGCCAGGGAAAAAATTACAAAATTTAAGTTTACTTTCTGGTGGAGAACGTGCCTTTACAGCAATTGCGTTGTTGTTTTCAATTATTCAAGTGCGTCCCGTTCCATTTTGTATTTTAGATGAAGTTGAAGCCGCGTTAGACGAAGCCAATGTTGCGCGATTTGGACGTTATTTAAATCAATTTGAAGGGGATACGCAGTTTATTGTCATTACGCATCGCAAAGGAACAATGGAAGAAGCCGATGTTTTGTATGGCGTTACGATGCAAGAATCAGGTGTTTCCAGAATTGTTTCCGTTCGCTTAGAAGAAATTGCAGAAACAGGCGAAATTACAACGACGAGTTAA
- a CDS encoding putative DNA-binding protein, with protein MEIEKTNRINGLFEFYESLLTEKQQNYMQLYYADDFSLGEIAEEFGVSRQAVYDNIKRTEHILLEYEKKLHIVADFKRTEQIVEELASYVEANYSTDKKLTTLIQQLQDEKDEK; from the coding sequence ATGGAAATTGAAAAAACAAATCGTATCAATGGCTTGTTTGAATTTTATGAGTCCTTACTAACTGAAAAACAACAAAATTATATGCAGTTGTATTATGCAGATGATTTTTCATTAGGCGAAATAGCTGAAGAATTTGGTGTCAGCCGTCAAGCAGTGTATGACAACATCAAAAGAACCGAACATATCTTGTTAGAATATGAAAAAAAATTGCATATCGTAGCTGATTTTAAACGCACGGAACAGATTGTAGAAGAATTGGCAAGCTATGTGGAGGCCAACTACTCAACTGATAAAAAGTTAACAACACTTATCCAGCAACTTCAAGATGAAAAAGATGAAAAATAA
- the yidA gene encoding sugar-phosphatase — protein MIKLIAIDLDGTLLNNEKQITPRTKLALQRAKEKGVKVVLCTGRPLLGMVHYLDELGLRDEGDFGITYNGGLVQKTNNGEILAQKTLTKHHIEELYQLSQDLELPMNFIDLKQVYALPHPENRASLYGTVMKALPMVSVVMEEVPADIAVNKAVFCFDQVILDEAITRIPARLTEKYTIMKSRPFLLELLPQGVDKGQGIASLCKLLNIDANEVMTLGDEENDLAMIEFAGLGIAMGNATDEVKKAAQFVTKTNEEEGVAYAVEEFVLAGKTLENI, from the coding sequence ATGATAAAATTAATTGCAATCGATTTAGATGGAACACTATTAAATAATGAAAAACAAATTACACCACGAACCAAGCTTGCTTTGCAACGTGCTAAAGAAAAAGGCGTTAAAGTTGTTTTATGTACAGGGCGCCCATTACTTGGAATGGTTCACTATTTAGATGAACTAGGATTACGCGACGAAGGGGATTTTGGAATCACGTATAATGGCGGTTTAGTTCAAAAAACCAATAATGGCGAAATCTTAGCTCAAAAAACGCTGACCAAACACCATATTGAAGAGCTTTACCAATTGAGTCAAGACCTTGAATTGCCGATGAATTTTATCGATTTAAAACAGGTGTATGCTTTGCCACATCCTGAAAATCGCGCGTCTTTATATGGTACCGTGATGAAAGCTTTGCCAATGGTTTCCGTTGTGATGGAAGAAGTGCCAGCAGACATTGCGGTTAACAAAGCTGTTTTTTGTTTCGATCAAGTAATTTTAGACGAAGCTATTACCAGAATTCCCGCTCGCTTAACTGAAAAATATACCATCATGAAATCAAGACCATTTTTACTAGAACTATTGCCACAAGGTGTTGACAAGGGTCAAGGAATCGCCTCACTTTGCAAGTTGCTAAATATTGACGCCAATGAAGTAATGACCTTAGGCGATGAAGAAAATGATTTGGCAATGATTGAATTCGCAGGGTTAGGTATTGCAATGGGGAATGCGACAGATGAAGTCAAAAAAGCAGCCCAATTTGTCACAAAAACAAACGAAGAAGAAGGCGTTGCCTACGCTGTTGAAGAATTCGTTCTTGCTGGAAAAACACTGGAGAATATCTAA
- the ffh gene encoding signal recognition particle protein — protein sequence MAFEGLSERLQAAMNKMRRKGKISEADVKEMMREVRLALLEADVNFKVVKEFVKTVSERSIGEEVLESLSPSQQVIKIVNEELTALMGGEQSTIQTAPKSPTVIMMVGLQGAGKTTTAGKLANYLRKNQNRRPMLVAADIYRPAAIQQLETIGEQLDIPVFSMGNQVSPVEIAQKGIEKAKEEHRDFVIIDTAGRLHIDETLMTELTDIKALTNPTEIFLVVDAMTGQDAVNVAESFNEQLDITGVILTKLDGDTRGGAALSIRSVTGKPIKFTGQGEKLDALEPFYPERMASRILGMGDMLTLIEKAQLDFDEQKAEEMTKKLKENSFDFNDFIDQMDQLNNMGPLEDILKMIPGMSNAPGLDQIKIDPKDTARMKAVVLSMTPQERENPDILSQSRRRRIARGSGRPIAEVNRMIKQFNESKKMMNQMSKGNFNGMDNMFGSGIKGKLGKMAMNQMVKKNKKKKKNKRKK from the coding sequence ATGGCATTTGAAGGATTATCAGAACGTCTCCAAGCAGCAATGAATAAAATGCGTCGCAAAGGGAAGATTTCTGAAGCAGACGTAAAAGAAATGATGCGTGAAGTTCGACTTGCATTACTAGAAGCCGATGTAAACTTTAAAGTAGTAAAAGAATTTGTAAAAACGGTCAGCGAGCGATCTATTGGGGAAGAAGTGTTGGAAAGTCTATCTCCTTCACAACAAGTGATTAAGATTGTAAACGAAGAATTAACTGCTTTAATGGGCGGAGAACAATCAACGATTCAAACGGCACCAAAGTCACCAACTGTTATTATGATGGTTGGGTTACAAGGGGCAGGTAAAACAACAACAGCTGGGAAATTAGCTAATTATCTAAGGAAAAACCAAAACCGTCGACCAATGCTTGTAGCAGCGGATATTTATCGTCCTGCCGCAATCCAACAATTAGAAACGATTGGGGAACAATTGGATATTCCCGTGTTTTCAATGGGCAATCAAGTTAGCCCCGTTGAAATTGCACAAAAAGGGATTGAAAAAGCCAAAGAAGAGCACCGCGATTTTGTTATTATCGATACAGCCGGTCGTTTGCATATTGATGAAACCTTAATGACTGAATTAACCGACATTAAAGCATTGACGAATCCTACCGAAATCTTCTTAGTAGTAGATGCCATGACAGGGCAAGATGCCGTTAATGTAGCGGAATCCTTTAATGAACAATTAGACATCACAGGAGTCATCTTGACTAAATTAGACGGCGATACTCGTGGTGGGGCAGCCCTTTCTATCCGTTCAGTAACAGGGAAACCAATTAAATTTACGGGACAAGGTGAGAAGTTAGACGCTTTAGAACCCTTCTATCCAGAACGGATGGCAAGTCGTATTCTAGGCATGGGAGACATGTTGACGCTGATTGAAAAAGCGCAACTGGACTTTGACGAACAAAAAGCCGAAGAAATGACAAAAAAATTAAAAGAAAATAGCTTTGACTTTAACGACTTTATCGATCAAATGGATCAATTAAATAACATGGGACCATTAGAAGATATTTTAAAAATGATTCCTGGTATGAGCAACGCACCAGGCTTAGATCAAATTAAAATCGATCCAAAAGATACCGCTCGTATGAAGGCCGTTGTTTTATCAATGACCCCACAAGAACGCGAAAATCCAGATATTTTATCTCAAAGTCGCCGTCGTCGTATCGCTCGTGGATCAGGTCGCCCAATTGCTGAAGTGAACCGCATGATCAAACAGTTTAATGAATCTAAAAAAATGATGAATCAAATGTCAAAAGGCAATTTTAATGGCATGGACAATATGTTTGGTAGTGGCATTAAAGGCAAGCTAGGCAAAATGGCCATGAACCAAATGGTGAAAAAAAACAAAAAGAAAAAGAAAAACAAGCGTAAAAAATAA
- the acpP gene encoding acyl carrier protein — protein MEVEQLSQNETFEKVAKIIVERFGVDNEKVTSELTFKDDLGADSLDIVELVMELEDVFGTEISDEDAEQIETVGDAVKYIDAHLQ, from the coding sequence ATGGAGGTGGAGCAGTTGTCTCAAAATGAAACTTTTGAAAAAGTTGCAAAAATTATTGTAGAACGTTTTGGCGTGGACAATGAAAAAGTCACTAGTGAATTGACTTTTAAAGACGATTTGGGAGCAGATTCATTAGACATCGTTGAACTTGTAATGGAATTAGAAGATGTTTTCGGTACTGAAATTTCCGATGAAGATGCCGAACAAATCGAAACCGTTGGCGATGCAGTGAAATACATCGACGCTCATCTTCAATAA
- the rimM gene encoding ribosome maturation factor RimM (Essential for efficient processing of 16S rRNA), which translates to MSELYNVGKIVNTQGLKGDVRVISRTDFPEERYKKGAKLLLCQDNKAPLEVTVNSHRKHKNFDIISFVDHHNINDVEKYRDAILKITSEQLQELPEHEFYYHEIIGLTVIDEEENELGKIKEILSPGANDVWVIQRPKGKDLLVPYIEDVVIKVDLEKQLVIVHLMEGLLD; encoded by the coding sequence GTGTCTGAATTATATAACGTAGGTAAAATTGTCAATACACAAGGGTTAAAAGGAGACGTTCGAGTGATTTCAAGAACGGATTTTCCAGAAGAACGCTATAAAAAAGGAGCAAAATTATTGCTTTGTCAAGACAATAAAGCGCCATTAGAAGTGACGGTTAACAGTCATCGTAAACATAAGAATTTTGATATTATTTCATTTGTTGACCATCACAATATCAACGATGTAGAAAAATACCGCGATGCTATTTTAAAAATTACATCAGAACAATTACAAGAATTACCGGAGCATGAATTCTATTATCATGAAATTATTGGCTTAACTGTCATAGATGAAGAAGAAAATGAACTTGGCAAAATCAAAGAAATTTTATCACCAGGAGCTAATGATGTTTGGGTGATTCAACGTCCAAAGGGCAAAGATTTATTAGTGCCTTACATTGAGGATGTTGTGATTAAAGTCGATTTAGAAAAACAATTAGTCATCGTTCATTTAATGGAAGGATTGTTGGATTAA
- the rnc gene encoding ribonuclease III, with protein MNELFLNELKEKFGITFKNLAFLQEAFTHSSYVNEHRDCKIQDNERIEFLGDAVLELTVSRYLFDHYPELPEGKLTKLRATIVCEASLSLFAKEYGFDKYIRLGRGEERMNGRNRPALLCDLYESFIGALYLDQGIEAVLDFLRQTMFPKIATGAFSHVMDHKTNLQEWLQQDGEIIIEYRLIDEVGPAHEKEFIVEVSAKGKVLGSGSGKTKKAAEQSAAENALKTIQSR; from the coding sequence ATGAATGAATTATTTTTAAACGAACTGAAAGAAAAATTTGGCATCACGTTTAAAAACTTAGCTTTTTTACAAGAAGCATTTACCCATTCATCATATGTGAATGAGCACAGGGATTGCAAAATTCAAGACAACGAACGAATTGAATTTTTAGGAGATGCAGTTTTAGAATTAACAGTTTCTCGCTATTTATTTGATCATTATCCAGAATTACCTGAAGGAAAACTAACTAAACTGCGTGCAACAATTGTCTGCGAAGCCAGTTTAAGTTTATTTGCTAAAGAATATGGATTTGACAAATACATTCGTTTAGGCCGCGGAGAAGAAAGAATGAATGGCAGAAATAGACCCGCTCTACTTTGCGATTTATACGAATCTTTTATTGGCGCGCTTTATTTGGATCAAGGAATTGAGGCTGTTTTAGACTTTCTAAGACAAACCATGTTCCCTAAAATTGCAACCGGTGCTTTCTCACATGTGATGGATCACAAAACAAACTTACAAGAGTGGCTCCAACAAGACGGTGAAATCATCATTGAGTACCGTTTGATTGACGAAGTTGGTCCAGCCCATGAAAAAGAATTTATTGTAGAAGTCAGTGCCAAAGGTAAAGTACTAGGTTCAGGAAGTGGAAAAACGAAAAAAGCAGCAGAACAATCCGCTGCTGAAAATGCTTTAAAAACAATCCAATCAAGATAA
- the ftsY gene encoding signal recognition particle-docking protein FtsY: MGFFDKIKKAFTGEEVETTEVTEKYEKGLEKTRKSFSERMNELFANFRTVDEDFFDELEEVLIGADVGFDTTMEITDALRQEVKLRNAKNQGAVQEAIIEKLVEIYEKGEPEKPEINLNPDGLTIMLFVGVNGVGKTTTIGKLAHQYQSEGKKVLLAAGDTFRAGAIDQLVVWGERVGVDVVHGVPGGDPAAVVYDAVKQAKSEHADILMVDTAGRLQNKVNLMNELEKMKRIIEREVPGAPHEVLLVLDATTGQNAMIQAKQFKETTDVTGLVLTKLDGTAKGGIVLAIRNELHIPVKLVGLGEGMDDLQEFDPSEYVYGLFSQLLLKNEEK; the protein is encoded by the coding sequence ATGGGATTTTTTGATAAAATAAAAAAAGCTTTTACAGGTGAAGAAGTCGAAACAACAGAAGTCACCGAGAAATACGAAAAGGGCTTAGAAAAAACACGTAAAAGCTTTTCAGAACGAATGAATGAATTATTTGCCAACTTTAGAACCGTGGATGAAGACTTCTTTGACGAACTAGAAGAGGTTTTAATAGGCGCGGATGTAGGCTTTGATACCACAATGGAAATTACCGATGCCCTACGTCAAGAAGTAAAATTAAGAAATGCTAAAAATCAAGGAGCCGTTCAAGAAGCGATTATTGAAAAATTAGTCGAAATTTATGAAAAAGGCGAACCTGAAAAACCAGAAATCAACTTAAATCCTGATGGTTTAACGATTATGCTTTTTGTTGGCGTAAACGGAGTAGGAAAAACAACTACAATTGGAAAGTTAGCCCACCAATACCAATCAGAAGGCAAAAAAGTATTATTAGCTGCAGGGGATACCTTTAGAGCAGGCGCCATCGATCAGTTGGTCGTTTGGGGCGAGCGTGTGGGGGTAGATGTGGTTCATGGCGTACCAGGGGGAGATCCAGCAGCAGTCGTTTACGACGCAGTAAAACAGGCTAAAAGCGAGCATGCGGATATCTTAATGGTAGATACAGCCGGTCGCTTACAGAATAAAGTCAATTTAATGAACGAGCTTGAAAAAATGAAACGCATTATTGAACGAGAAGTCCCAGGAGCGCCTCATGAAGTATTACTGGTACTAGATGCGACAACAGGTCAAAACGCAATGATTCAAGCAAAACAATTTAAAGAAACAACTGACGTCACAGGTCTTGTTTTAACAAAATTAGACGGTACAGCAAAAGGCGGAATTGTTTTAGCAATCCGTAACGAACTGCACATTCCAGTTAAATTAGTCGGACTTGGCGAAGGAATGGATGATTTACAAGAATTCGATCCAAGCGAATACGTTTACGGTTTGTTTAGTCAGTTATTACTAAAAAATGAAGAAAAGTAA
- a CDS encoding KH domain-containing protein, with translation MADMKELILTVVRPLVTHPEELDIVIEESNEYLEYQLSVHPDDIGRVIGKQGRVAKSIRTIVYSVRVNGPKRVRLSIVE, from the coding sequence ATGGCTGACATGAAAGAATTAATTCTTACAGTTGTTCGTCCTTTAGTCACCCATCCGGAAGAATTGGATATTGTGATTGAGGAATCTAATGAGTATCTTGAGTATCAATTATCGGTTCATCCAGATGATATTGGTAGAGTAATTGGCAAACAAGGTCGCGTAGCTAAATCAATTCGTACCATCGTGTACAGTGTGAGGGTCAATGGACCTAAACGTGTACGATTATCGATTGTCGAATAG
- the rpsP gene encoding 30S ribosomal protein S16 produces MAVKIRLKRMGSKRNPFYRMVVADSRSPRDGRYIEVVGTYNPVVSPAEVKVEEEKVLSWLATGAQPSDTVRNILSKEGIMKKFHDSKNVK; encoded by the coding sequence ATGGCAGTAAAAATTCGTTTAAAACGTATGGGATCTAAAAGAAACCCATTTTATCGTATGGTAGTCGCTGATTCACGTTCTCCACGTGACGGACGTTACATCGAAGTAGTAGGAACATACAACCCAGTTGTAAGCCCTGCAGAAGTTAAAGTGGAAGAAGAAAAAGTATTAAGCTGGTTAGCTACAGGCGCACAACCTTCTGATACAGTTCGTAACATCCTTTCAAAAGAAGGTATTATGAAAAAATTCCATGATTCAAAAAACGTTAAATAA